Proteins encoded by one window of Archaeoglobus veneficus SNP6:
- a CDS encoding universal stress protein: MMDKVLFPVEFMNPVSKLDSLRKFARKVVLTHIVEIMPLSSHLEVKEDVERRLGGMAERLKETGVETRTVVKIGNPGLKIAEIAEREKADMIVVPVMSGGFFKRLIYGNMANNVLKFSRRPILVVKDGFDDNAFEKPLISLPLEDAEFCLDIMDTLKGIRKMIKTAVFYHAGNGKEELEYYARKLGVPYEVVVEERKKLPEQIVNAAVSTKATSIIVGRKSRFFDDIVMLGTAASVVRRSPLPVLVIPK; this comes from the coding sequence ATGATGGATAAAGTCCTGTTTCCTGTTGAGTTTATGAATCCTGTATCAAAGCTCGATTCACTGAGAAAATTCGCGAGAAAGGTCGTACTAACTCACATCGTCGAGATCATGCCCCTGTCATCTCATTTAGAAGTAAAAGAGGATGTTGAAAGAAGATTGGGTGGAATGGCCGAAAGACTCAAGGAAACGGGAGTTGAGACGAGAACAGTCGTGAAGATTGGCAATCCGGGTTTGAAGATTGCCGAGATTGCTGAGAGGGAGAAAGCCGACATGATTGTTGTTCCTGTAATGAGTGGTGGCTTCTTCAAAAGGCTGATTTACGGAAACATGGCAAACAACGTTCTAAAGTTCAGCAGGAGGCCGATTCTTGTCGTGAAGGATGGTTTTGACGATAACGCCTTTGAAAAGCCTCTAATATCCCTGCCCCTTGAGGATGCGGAGTTCTGTCTCGACATTATGGATACTCTCAAGGGAATCAGGAAGATGATTAAAACGGCCGTGTTCTACCATGCGGGCAATGGGAAAGAGGAGCTTGAGTACTACGCCAGGAAGCTCGGTGTGCCTTATGAAGTTGTAGTAGAGGAAAGAAAGAAGCTGCCGGAGCAGATTGTGAATGCTGCTGTTTCAACCAAGGCTACTTCGATAATCGTTGGCAGAAAAAGCAGGTTCTTCGACGATATTGTCATGCTCGGCACAGCCGCTTCGGTTGTTAGAAGGTCTCCTCTGCCCGTGCTCGTGATACCGAAGTAG
- a CDS encoding DsrE family protein, which produces MYKAVFHVDMDDTPVFELTLANITNFLKDVGDAEVALLANGFAVKLFVKSANEKFREKLEELHKKRVKFYVCNNALNAHKINKDEIFEFCEVVPAGITKLVELQQAGYAYIKP; this is translated from the coding sequence GTGTACAAGGCAGTATTTCACGTAGATATGGATGACACACCTGTTTTCGAACTTACACTGGCCAACATAACAAACTTCCTGAAGGACGTGGGCGACGCAGAAGTAGCTTTGCTTGCCAACGGATTTGCTGTTAAGCTCTTTGTGAAAAGTGCAAATGAGAAGTTCAGAGAAAAACTTGAGGAGCTTCATAAGAAGAGAGTAAAGTTCTACGTCTGCAACAATGCCCTGAATGCCCATAAAATTAACAAGGATGAGATCTTTGAGTTCTGTGAAGTCGTGCCAGCTGGCATAACCAAGCTCGTGGAACTGCAGCAGGCAGGATACGCCTATATAAAGCCATAA
- a CDS encoding universal stress protein — protein sequence MIRKVLFPVDFSIVSEYAFGNCIPRFFASGAANELILFYALDLVPQSAEELEAVEEIERKYKKRIDEISKEFEEMGIKTKGIVRLGTPALEIAKIAEEEDVDLIYMPMKGENIFREMLIGSTAANVARAAKKPVLLVRYEWDRGKKSIKCYWDAKRVFERPLIAVDFSQCSEKVIRSTDVFKEFVKEAVLMHVVDYGRADEVEENAKKAMEGLKRYEEMLDFPVEKEVHTGVASKEILMTAPVKGATLIVIGKKGKSIIKELLLGSTAESVIRNSVLPVLVVPCG from the coding sequence ATGATAAGAAAGGTACTGTTCCCTGTGGACTTCTCAATAGTCTCTGAATACGCTTTCGGAAACTGTATACCCAGGTTCTTTGCTTCAGGAGCGGCTAACGAGCTGATCTTATTCTACGCCCTCGACCTAGTCCCCCAGTCAGCAGAGGAGCTCGAGGCTGTTGAGGAAATAGAAAGAAAGTACAAGAAGAGGATCGATGAAATCTCGAAGGAATTCGAGGAGATGGGAATAAAGACAAAGGGAATTGTGAGACTCGGAACTCCTGCCCTGGAAATTGCCAAGATCGCTGAGGAGGAAGACGTTGACCTAATATACATGCCAATGAAGGGCGAGAACATATTCAGAGAGATGCTGATAGGTTCAACAGCTGCGAACGTCGCAAGGGCTGCCAAGAAGCCAGTTCTCCTCGTAAGGTACGAGTGGGATAGAGGAAAGAAGTCCATCAAGTGCTACTGGGATGCAAAGAGGGTTTTCGAGAGGCCTCTGATAGCTGTAGATTTTTCACAGTGCTCGGAGAAGGTGATACGCTCAACTGATGTGTTCAAGGAGTTTGTCAAAGAGGCAGTTCTGATGCACGTCGTTGACTACGGAAGAGCTGACGAAGTGGAGGAGAACGCAAAGAAGGCAATGGAGGGTCTGAAGAGGTACGAAGAAATGCTCGACTTTCCGGTTGAAAAAGAAGTACACACGGGAGTTGCATCAAAGGAAATCCTCATGACTGCTCCAGTTAAGGGTGCCACGCTGATAGTAATCGGAAAGAAGGGCAAGAGCATAATCAAGGAGCTGCTCCTCGGCAGTACGGCAGAGAGCGTAATAAGGAATTCCGTGCTTCCTGTTCTTGTTGTGCCATGTGGGTAA
- a CDS encoding DUF599 domain-containing protein yields the protein MLDALNITALAIYLLCFAGYHGTYFILLKKCPHRAVKAYINKLREDGIEYMIKRGDQIVVVQALRDAIMVCNLFASSTLIFIGAILNLLINMDKLARNMGVWNLHHFQFKILFMVGVLSVSFIFLVSALRYYRLVAVLVMAPPESIQKYTGEPAHRYLGKALNSGCTYYTLGSRGLIYSLLILLWLVNTEAFVAVVVGITILLAKYRDFRHKAC from the coding sequence ATGCTTGATGCTTTAAATATAACAGCGTTAGCAATCTATCTCTTATGTTTTGCAGGATATCACGGGACATATTTCATCCTGCTAAAAAAATGTCCTCACAGGGCTGTAAAAGCCTACATCAACAAACTCAGGGAAGATGGAATTGAGTACATGATTAAGAGGGGAGATCAAATTGTCGTCGTGCAGGCACTCAGAGATGCAATAATGGTTTGCAATCTGTTTGCATCCTCTACATTGATTTTCATTGGTGCTATCCTGAACCTCCTCATAAACATGGATAAACTCGCCAGAAATATGGGTGTATGGAATCTGCACCATTTCCAGTTTAAGATTTTGTTTATGGTTGGAGTATTATCAGTCTCCTTTATTTTTCTGGTTTCTGCCCTGAGATACTACAGACTCGTGGCAGTACTGGTCATGGCTCCTCCAGAATCGATACAAAAGTACACCGGTGAGCCCGCTCACAGATATCTGGGAAAGGCCCTGAACAGCGGATGTACCTACTACACACTGGGAAGCCGAGGCCTCATATACAGCCTCCTGATACTGCTGTGGCTTGTAAATACAGAGGCATTCGTAGCGGTAGTGGTGGGTATAACCATACTGCTCGCAAAATACAGGGATTTCCGCCATAAGGCATGTTAA
- a CDS encoding winged helix-turn-helix transcriptional regulator, producing MEIDLETRRRIYELIRTSPGIHFREIERRLKIAVGNLQYHLHYLEKKNLVRSEQDGEYIRYFPKDCRLDEADRKILSFLRRRTSRRILIHLLSNPGANNKDISRSVNLSPSTVSWHLNKLVEVGIVERKKEGRESYFKVKDPERVVRLIITYKESFLDRLVEGFVEAWERAEMG from the coding sequence ATGGAAATCGATCTTGAGACGAGGAGAAGGATATACGAACTTATAAGAACGTCTCCCGGCATACATTTCAGAGAAATTGAAAGAAGATTGAAGATAGCTGTTGGGAATTTGCAGTATCACCTCCATTATCTGGAGAAGAAGAATTTAGTAAGGTCTGAGCAGGACGGTGAATACATTCGCTACTTTCCGAAAGATTGCCGGCTGGATGAGGCTGACAGGAAGATACTGTCCTTTCTAAGGCGCAGAACGTCAAGACGTATTTTGATACACCTTCTGAGCAATCCCGGCGCGAACAATAAAGACATATCCAGAAGCGTTAATCTTTCCCCATCTACAGTCTCGTGGCACCTGAATAAGCTCGTGGAAGTAGGGATCGTCGAAAGAAAAAAGGAAGGGAGGGAGAGTTACTTCAAGGTTAAGGACCCTGAGAGGGTTGTGAGGCTTATTATAACGTATAAAGAGAGTTTTCTCGACAGACTTGTCGAAGGTTTTGTGGAAGCTTGGGAACGTGCAGAGATGGGTTGA
- a CDS encoding PepSY domain-containing protein: MKRSYMIVLLVAMAVLGAIGAVGAASTTSVQTADVQNDVQEPGYIASIKAPQMNGDEAQEAKALESYAKITPKDAENAALAKVPGKVVKVSLDNENGYVVYSVEISTNAGVKDVKVDAGTGQVLHIDSGDDHESGEQEITEEQETALETE; this comes from the coding sequence GTGAAAAGAAGCTACATGATTGTGTTGCTGGTTGCAATGGCAGTGTTGGGTGCTATTGGGGCGGTGGGAGCAGCAAGCACAACAAGTGTGCAAACGGCAGATGTGCAGAACGATGTGCAGGAACCGGGCTACATCGCATCAATCAAGGCCCCGCAGATGAACGGTGACGAAGCTCAGGAAGCCAAGGCACTCGAAAGTTACGCAAAAATAACACCAAAGGATGCAGAAAATGCGGCACTTGCAAAAGTTCCGGGGAAGGTCGTTAAGGTTTCACTCGACAACGAAAACGGATATGTCGTGTATTCAGTTGAGATTTCAACCAACGCTGGAGTAAAGGACGTCAAGGTCGATGCTGGAACTGGGCAAGTGCTGCATATTGACAGCGGTGATGACCACGAAAGCGGCGAGCAAGAAATCACCGAAGAACAGGAGACAGCACTCGAAACAGAGTAA
- a CDS encoding amino acid permease: MRKKIGFWEAFSIGVGGMIGGGIFAVLGLSIQLSKSAAPIAFLLAGLIALTTAYSYARLSVRYPSEGGTIEFIVRAYGTGLLSGTLNVLLLASYIVMISLYAYAFGSYGANVLDFTNPIITKHLLTTFAIVLFTSINALGAVISGKTEDLLVAFKLAVLLIVAGAGMAFVDAARLSPSNWADPVSIVAGGMIIFLAYEGFELIANTGSDVEDPSILPKAFYAAVLLVIAIYVMIAVVTVGNLPYDVIIKARDYALAAAAEPPLGEIGFWLVTFAALASTSSAINATLYGTARASYMVAKYGQLPKAVEKPLWKEAYEGLLIISILSLLFANTASLESISTAGSSGFLLIFLFVNIAALKLRDSVKLNPVVPAAGATLTFVALVTLTYRMAETDVKNLMVFYTMIVASFLIEASYRTVTGRKIEECLDIRLRKREENLKNWHRWIDGIIDCIVDAFEDAEVYLVGSIARGEIGRAHDVDLLVLTENPPAKNKEKGVARELRQKAGLTPQHSVDIHFEDKQKKEEVLKRARHYKILKRSN; this comes from the coding sequence ATGAGGAAAAAGATCGGCTTCTGGGAAGCTTTCAGCATAGGTGTAGGAGGAATGATTGGTGGCGGCATCTTTGCTGTTTTAGGTTTGAGCATTCAGCTATCGAAAAGTGCCGCCCCAATAGCTTTTCTTTTAGCCGGTCTTATAGCGCTGACAACCGCCTATTCATACGCCAGACTGTCGGTCAGGTATCCAAGCGAGGGAGGAACAATAGAATTCATCGTGAGAGCATACGGAACAGGACTGCTCTCTGGCACCCTCAACGTATTGCTGCTCGCAAGTTACATCGTTATGATCTCCCTCTACGCCTACGCCTTCGGCAGCTACGGTGCAAATGTGCTGGACTTCACCAACCCGATCATTACAAAGCATCTGCTGACAACTTTTGCTATTGTTCTGTTTACCTCGATTAACGCACTGGGAGCGGTTATAAGTGGGAAAACTGAGGACTTGCTTGTAGCATTTAAGCTGGCGGTACTGCTAATCGTGGCCGGAGCGGGTATGGCTTTTGTGGACGCAGCCAGACTTTCACCATCAAACTGGGCAGATCCCGTGAGCATTGTTGCAGGCGGGATGATAATATTTCTCGCCTACGAGGGCTTTGAGCTGATAGCGAATACAGGAAGCGACGTCGAAGACCCTTCAATTCTGCCAAAAGCCTTCTACGCTGCGGTTCTGCTCGTGATAGCAATCTATGTGATGATTGCAGTTGTCACAGTTGGAAATCTGCCGTATGATGTGATAATTAAAGCGAGGGACTACGCTTTAGCAGCTGCAGCGGAACCACCCCTCGGAGAGATTGGATTTTGGCTAGTCACGTTTGCTGCCTTAGCGTCCACTAGCTCAGCGATAAATGCCACTCTCTACGGCACTGCAAGAGCAAGTTACATGGTGGCAAAGTACGGACAGCTTCCTAAAGCTGTTGAGAAACCTCTCTGGAAGGAGGCTTATGAAGGCCTGCTTATTATAAGCATCCTCTCCTTGCTGTTCGCAAATACTGCAAGCCTCGAGTCCATATCCACAGCTGGGAGCAGTGGATTTTTGCTCATCTTTCTCTTTGTGAACATCGCAGCATTAAAGCTCCGTGATAGCGTTAAGCTAAACCCGGTAGTTCCAGCAGCAGGAGCCACGCTAACCTTTGTGGCTCTTGTTACGCTCACATACAGGATGGCCGAGACCGACGTAAAGAATTTGATGGTCTTCTACACCATGATTGTAGCATCTTTTTTGATTGAGGCATCCTACAGAACTGTCACAGGCAGGAAGATCGAGGAGTGTTTGGACATAAGGCTCAGGAAGAGAGAAGAAAACCTGAAAAACTGGCATAGATGGATTGATGGTATTATTGATTGCATAGTGGATGCTTTTGAAGATGCAGAGGTGTATCTGGTTGGCAGCATTGCCCGTGGGGAAATTGGCAGAGCCCACGATGTTGATCTGCTCGTTCTTACAGAGAATCCCCCAGCAAAGAATAAAGAAAAAGGTGTTGCAAGAGAACTCAGACAGAAGGCTGGCCTGACACCGCAGCATTCAGTTGACATTCATTTTGAAGACAAGCAGAAGAAGGAAGAAGTGCTCAAACGGGCAAGGCATTACAAGATTTTGAAACGATCAAACTGA
- a CDS encoding TatD family hydrolase has translation MNFIDSHTHAYMLSGRDLELMGLSGVNTAVLCSFVPVAKYAETLMDHFTELDTVHRARLSEYGITAHIFVGIHPRCIPEEWRRLLPIIGECIEAGKAKGIGEIGLEKANETEIEVLKEQLILAREYDVPVIVHIPMQNRAKITDKILSMANEVGMDLGKLVVDHTDDDTIDLINEANAVPGLSVKPGLLTPEKIATNIDKYRNGLLNSDCASLTNTDPLAVPKTARHLMKAGIEKAIVERLSNRNAQNILKG, from the coding sequence ATGAACTTTATCGATTCCCACACCCATGCATACATGCTTTCCGGTAGAGACCTCGAGCTCATGGGTTTGTCGGGAGTAAACACCGCCGTTCTCTGCAGTTTTGTTCCAGTCGCGAAATATGCGGAAACGCTGATGGATCACTTCACCGAACTCGACACCGTGCATCGCGCACGACTTTCTGAGTACGGCATTACCGCCCATATCTTCGTCGGGATCCACCCGAGGTGCATACCAGAGGAATGGAGAAGGCTGCTTCCCATTATAGGGGAGTGCATCGAAGCGGGTAAGGCAAAAGGTATCGGAGAAATAGGGCTGGAAAAGGCAAACGAGACGGAAATAGAGGTTTTGAAAGAACAGTTAATTCTTGCAAGAGAGTACGATGTGCCGGTGATAGTGCACATACCTATGCAGAACAGAGCAAAAATCACTGACAAAATCCTATCCATGGCAAACGAGGTGGGAATGGACTTGGGCAAGCTTGTTGTTGACCACACAGATGATGACACCATAGACTTAATCAACGAGGCAAACGCCGTGCCGGGGCTTTCGGTCAAACCCGGGCTGTTAACACCGGAGAAAATAGCCACCAACATCGATAAGTATAGAAACGGGCTGCTGAACAGTGACTGCGCTTCTCTAACCAACACAGACCCCCTTGCAGTGCCAAAGACAGCGAGGCACCTGATGAAGGCCGGAATCGAGAAGGCAATTGTTGAGAGATTATCTAACCGCAACGCGCAGAACATCCTGAAGGGTTAA
- a CDS encoding DUF2250 domain-containing protein gives MNPEENLDDLSRRVLLHLLIFGPDTPKLMGKRLLGERTNIDPPNIKEVCIKLCEMGLVKRRDGKTLPKRTPTSSIKPWIKIKAKSKETAKHGQYFELTKEGKKVAKAVRNNHERE, from the coding sequence ATGAATCCAGAAGAAAATCTGGACGATTTATCCAGAAGAGTTCTGCTTCATCTTTTGATTTTTGGGCCAGATACGCCCAAACTTATGGGAAAGAGGCTCCTCGGAGAGAGAACAAATATTGATCCGCCGAATATAAAAGAAGTCTGCATAAAGCTCTGTGAGATGGGGCTCGTGAAGAGGAGAGATGGAAAAACACTTCCAAAGCGTACACCGACTTCAAGCATAAAACCATGGATAAAGATAAAGGCGAAATCAAAGGAAACGGCAAAACATGGCCAGTATTTTGAGCTGACCAAGGAAGGGAAAAAGGTGGCTAAGGCAGTAAGGAATAACCATGAGCGGGAATGA
- a CDS encoding DUF2250 domain-containing protein translates to MSGNDFKSVELKPLQVYILFHLRRANIDYAKSIARTLKMEQQEIEKVLKELEDMRFIERTHGSAIKRSEARFKLSHEVRKHHTYYGLTKDGEHTIRSIRDDFSEYLAHLTGCNVTFPILQFFRMAGCEHAGVVARAFSMRIDECRELLAKLVQLGLLVYCDSKVLKRKHRKAKAKKETRTHHRYYRLSRLAEMLLRYAD, encoded by the coding sequence ATGAGCGGGAATGACTTCAAAAGTGTCGAATTAAAGCCGCTGCAGGTTTACATACTGTTTCATCTGCGCCGCGCCAACATCGACTACGCGAAGTCGATAGCTCGAACGCTCAAAATGGAGCAGCAGGAAATCGAGAAGGTGCTTAAAGAACTGGAGGATATGAGGTTTATCGAAAGGACTCACGGCTCGGCCATAAAGCGCAGCGAGGCGAGGTTTAAGCTGAGCCACGAGGTCAGAAAGCACCACACCTACTACGGGCTCACAAAAGATGGCGAACACACGATAAGAAGTATCAGGGATGACTTCAGTGAATACCTCGCCCATCTTACCGGCTGCAATGTAACCTTCCCCATTCTGCAATTTTTTCGCATGGCCGGATGCGAACATGCCGGCGTTGTGGCCAGAGCATTTTCCATGAGAATTGACGAGTGCCGGGAGCTACTTGCAAAGCTCGTGCAGCTTGGATTGCTTGTGTACTGCGACTCAAAGGTGCTGAAAAGAAAGCACAGAAAAGCCAAGGCAAAAAAGGAGACAAGGACACACCACAGATACTACAGACTGTCGAGGCTTGCAGAGATGCTGCTCAGGTATGCAGACTGA
- a CDS encoding DUF599 domain-containing protein — METIDAVAIVVFLCCFAGYHGSYFIVHRFKPEKTIKSHANFFRMKGIEFVLRKGDHLLLIQQLRDVIYVSNLLASSTLIFIGILLNLLINLRDLAKSLGIVDVETFELKILFIATIQAASFMFFISSLRYYRLVSLFATTPPEVIKDATGEEAHEYLGRLLNRGCSFYTLGSNCLVLQHTALHGCRHYRHPPLRVFQGFYEKVALSLHT; from the coding sequence ATGGAGACTATCGATGCAGTAGCAATAGTAGTCTTCCTTTGCTGTTTTGCAGGCTATCATGGCTCTTATTTTATAGTTCACAGGTTTAAGCCGGAGAAGACAATAAAATCTCACGCAAATTTCTTCAGAATGAAGGGAATTGAGTTTGTTCTCAGGAAGGGTGACCATCTCCTCCTCATACAGCAGCTTAGAGATGTCATCTACGTGAGTAACCTGCTCGCTTCCTCAACCCTCATCTTTATAGGTATCCTCCTGAACCTGCTGATAAATCTGAGAGACTTGGCAAAGAGTCTCGGAATTGTAGATGTAGAAACGTTTGAACTCAAAATCCTGTTCATTGCAACAATCCAGGCCGCCTCGTTTATGTTTTTCATATCGTCTCTCCGCTACTACCGCCTCGTCAGTCTGTTTGCCACAACCCCTCCAGAAGTCATAAAAGATGCTACGGGTGAGGAGGCACACGAGTATCTTGGCAGGCTGCTCAATAGGGGATGCAGCTTTTACACTCTTGGGAGCAATTGCCTGGTTCTTCAACACACTGCTCTTCATGGCTGTCGTCATTACCGTCACCCTCCTCTTCGCGTTTTTCAGGGATTTTATGAAAAAGTAGCGCTCAGTCTGCATACCTGA
- a CDS encoding DUF202 domain-containing protein has product MDTEVLSRMRTAYASERTALAWIRTGLTVVASVLVLMRLYEVCFELQTVAILPIVAGLLMIGYGVYRLYMALRIEKVIEGEIKKSK; this is encoded by the coding sequence ATGGACACAGAAGTTCTTTCGAGGATGCGAACGGCTTATGCAAGTGAACGAACAGCTCTTGCGTGGATAAGGACTGGGTTAACCGTCGTTGCATCGGTCCTCGTTTTAATGCGCTTGTATGAAGTTTGTTTTGAATTACAGACGGTTGCAATCCTGCCGATTGTGGCCGGTCTCTTGATGATCGGATACGGCGTCTATCGCCTTTACATGGCTCTGCGGATAGAAAAAGTAATAGAGGGGGAGATTAAGAAGAGCAAATAA
- the hypA gene encoding hydrogenase maturation nickel metallochaperone HypA, whose product MSFAQAIVENVLKLAEEKGAKKVSKVLVEMGELLLINPEQLEFCFQVASSGTIAEGAVLELEFIKPHIECLLCGKRYDEPIAICECGGIIKVEGGKDMVIRKIEMEV is encoded by the coding sequence ATGAGTTTTGCTCAGGCAATTGTTGAGAACGTTTTGAAACTTGCCGAGGAGAAGGGCGCAAAAAAAGTGTCGAAAGTTCTCGTGGAAATGGGCGAACTCCTGCTTATAAATCCGGAACAGCTCGAGTTCTGCTTTCAGGTTGCAAGCAGTGGGACAATTGCTGAAGGAGCTGTCCTCGAACTCGAATTCATCAAACCTCACATCGAGTGTCTGCTCTGCGGGAAAAGATACGACGAACCCATCGCAATCTGCGAATGTGGAGGGATTATTAAAGTTGAAGGCGGTAAGGATATGGTGATTCGGAAAATAGAGATGGAAGTGTGA
- the hypB gene encoding hydrogenase nickel incorporation protein HypB, with protein sequence MHRIEVDAEIDVLEANRRLAAENREFLKKHGITAINIMGATGSGKTLLIEKTADALGDKVRMGAILGDVVGKADYERVARHGVKAEMINTGKECHLDAHLIHHAIEKFNDVDLLLMENVGNLICPVDFDLGEDYRVVMVSVTEGDDVIEKHPEIFRLADVIIINKVALAEAVEANVDKMVEDARKLNAKAKIIKMDLKKDVGFDEWLEWLQEVMSKQNGR encoded by the coding sequence ATGCACAGGATTGAAGTTGATGCTGAAATTGACGTACTTGAGGCAAACAGAAGACTTGCCGCAGAAAATCGGGAATTCCTGAAAAAGCATGGCATTACAGCCATCAACATAATGGGGGCTACCGGCAGTGGAAAAACACTGCTGATCGAGAAGACTGCTGACGCTCTTGGCGACAAGGTCAGGATGGGGGCAATTCTTGGCGATGTCGTTGGCAAGGCGGACTACGAGAGGGTTGCGAGGCACGGAGTTAAGGCGGAGATGATAAACACGGGCAAGGAGTGCCACCTCGACGCCCATCTGATACACCATGCAATAGAGAAGTTTAATGATGTTGATCTGCTGCTCATGGAGAACGTTGGAAACCTTATATGTCCCGTTGACTTCGATTTAGGTGAAGATTATCGAGTTGTGATGGTGAGTGTTACAGAAGGTGATGACGTTATTGAGAAGCATCCCGAGATCTTCAGGCTTGCGGACGTGATCATCATCAACAAGGTCGCTTTGGCTGAGGCGGTTGAAGCTAACGTAGACAAGATGGTGGAAGATGCGAGAAAACTCAATGCCAAGGCAAAAATTATCAAGATGGATTTAAAGAAAGACGTAGGCTTTGATGAATGGCTTGAGTGGCTTCAAGAAGTCATGAGCAAGCAGAATGGAAGGTGA
- a CDS encoding HypC/HybG/HupF family hydrogenase formation chaperone → MCLAIPGKVESVEYPFAIVDFSGTKKKVRIDLVDDVKPGEYVLVHVGFAIQKVDEEEAKKLEEMLAEILVE, encoded by the coding sequence ATGTGCTTGGCAATTCCTGGCAAAGTAGAGAGCGTTGAATATCCATTTGCCATAGTTGACTTCAGCGGGACAAAAAAGAAGGTAAGAATAGACCTCGTTGACGATGTAAAGCCTGGCGAGTACGTACTCGTCCACGTTGGCTTTGCAATTCAGAAAGTTGACGAGGAGGAGGCGAAAAAGCTGGAAGAAATGCTTGCAGAAATCCTCGTAGAGTGA
- the hypD gene encoding hydrogenase formation protein HypD — protein sequence MGMISLEKVKTGIKELSAKIKKEMESEEEIRIMHLCGTHEDTITRYNIRSLLPENLKLLSGPGCPVCIIPDTDLQMVFHLIQNANIIFTTFGDMARVPFEGKSLFYYRSKGHDIRIVYSVFDAVEIAKQSDKPVVHFGIGFETTMPSTALAILDGVENFHVFSSHRFFIPAMEHLLSLGEARINGFINPGHVSTIVGVKAYEPIKEKYGVPQIIAGFEPYDVMLAVYNLVKAIKNGEKALLNEYTRAVKYEGNVKAQQVMDEVFDRHDWEWRGLGVVPASGGAIRKKYEDYDAMKVFEDVFKDFEPKEDARKRACRCGEVLRGLITPSDCPLFMKACTPKDPIGPCMVSFEGTCNIWAKYGGYKI from the coding sequence ATGGGTATGATTTCGCTGGAGAAGGTCAAGACGGGCATAAAGGAGCTATCAGCAAAGATAAAAAAAGAGATGGAGAGTGAAGAGGAAATAAGAATAATGCATTTATGTGGGACGCATGAAGACACGATTACTCGCTACAACATACGAAGCTTGCTGCCGGAGAATCTCAAACTTCTCAGCGGACCCGGCTGCCCTGTCTGCATCATCCCCGATACGGACTTGCAGATGGTCTTTCACCTCATCCAGAACGCAAACATAATCTTCACAACCTTCGGCGACATGGCGAGAGTACCGTTTGAGGGCAAATCTCTGTTTTACTACAGGTCGAAGGGTCATGACATAAGAATCGTTTACAGCGTTTTCGATGCGGTTGAAATCGCAAAGCAGAGCGATAAGCCCGTAGTGCACTTCGGAATTGGCTTCGAAACGACGATGCCTTCAACCGCTCTGGCCATCCTCGATGGCGTTGAGAACTTCCACGTCTTCTCCTCGCACCGATTTTTCATTCCTGCCATGGAGCATCTGCTTTCTCTCGGCGAAGCGAGGATTAACGGCTTCATAAACCCAGGGCACGTTTCCACTATAGTCGGCGTTAAGGCTTACGAGCCAATAAAGGAGAAGTATGGAGTTCCACAGATAATTGCCGGATTCGAGCCTTACGATGTCATGCTTGCCGTTTACAACCTCGTTAAGGCCATAAAGAATGGAGAGAAAGCTCTACTCAACGAGTACACGAGGGCCGTGAAATACGAGGGCAATGTAAAGGCTCAGCAAGTCATGGACGAGGTTTTCGACAGGCACGACTGGGAGTGGAGAGGTCTTGGAGTTGTGCCAGCGTCGGGAGGAGCGATACGAAAGAAGTACGAGGATTACGATGCGATGAAGGTGTTTGAAGATGTCTTTAAGGATTTCGAGCCGAAAGAGGATGCAAGAAAGAGGGCATGCAGGTGTGGGGAGGTGTTGAGGGGGTTAATCACACCATCCGACTGCCCGCTCTTCATGAAGGCCTGCACACCCAAGGACCCTATAGGGCCGTGCATGGTCAGCTTCGAAGGCACATGTAACATCTGGGCCAAGTACGGTGGATACAAAATTTAG